One window of the Archangium primigenium genome contains the following:
- the hflX gene encoding GTPase HflX, protein MSQSPSQRPRAVLVSVQLPGISDTEHAADLAELGRLVHTLGYDVVATVSQRRDRVASGTVLGSGKLKELAELTGGRGTVPTGANLHKSKARVRWEAAAESSGEETPGEAPSDEEAPEAVSPEADDDDLSDEDLSEEARDDAPEDDGEEDVQQGLPAGERPSVVVVDQELSPSQLSNLERATGVTVLDRTGVIVDIFHRHARSREARMQVEIARLNYLAPRLRESTGRSERQQGRGSGDSAVELDRRKIRDRLAELREGLASIQQDQAQRRYARRDQLRVALVGYTNAGKSSLMRALTGSQVLVADQLFATLDTTVRALHPETRPRVLVSDTVGFIQKLPHDLVASFRSTLDEALEASLLLYVVDGSDPTWEAQLEVTREVLREIGAHEVPSRLVFNKADRFSPEQREALRERYPEALLLSAHAPEDVAALRQHVLDYFERSMVEAELVIPYARQGRIGEVYEHARVIAEEYDEHGRRLRIRALPAAVARLTHAFKTP, encoded by the coding sequence ATGTCTCAATCCCCCTCGCAGCGCCCTCGGGCCGTGTTGGTGAGCGTCCAGCTCCCGGGCATCTCCGACACCGAACATGCCGCGGATCTCGCCGAGCTCGGGCGGCTGGTGCACACCCTCGGCTATGACGTCGTGGCGACCGTGTCCCAACGGCGCGACCGGGTCGCGTCGGGCACGGTGCTCGGCAGCGGAAAGCTCAAGGAGCTGGCCGAGCTCACCGGTGGCCGGGGCACCGTGCCCACGGGCGCCAACCTCCACAAGTCCAAGGCCCGCGTGCGCTGGGAGGCCGCGGCCGAGTCCTCTGGCGAGGAGACGCCTGGCGAGGCGCCGTCCGACGAGGAGGCACCCGAGGCCGTGTCTCCCGAGGCCGACGATGACGACCTCTCCGACGAAGACCTCTCCGAGGAGGCGCGGGACGACGCGCCCGAGGACGATGGTGAGGAGGACGTCCAGCAGGGGCTGCCCGCCGGCGAGCGGCCCTCGGTGGTGGTGGTGGACCAGGAGCTGTCGCCCAGCCAGTTGAGCAACCTGGAGCGGGCCACGGGCGTGACGGTGCTCGACCGCACCGGCGTCATCGTGGACATCTTCCACCGGCACGCGCGCAGCCGCGAGGCCCGGATGCAGGTGGAGATCGCCCGGCTCAACTACCTGGCGCCGCGCCTGCGCGAGTCCACGGGCCGCAGCGAGCGGCAACAGGGCCGGGGCTCGGGTGACTCGGCGGTGGAGCTGGATCGCCGGAAGATCCGCGACCGGCTCGCCGAGCTGCGCGAGGGGCTCGCGTCCATCCAGCAGGACCAGGCGCAGCGGCGCTACGCGCGGAGGGATCAGCTGCGCGTGGCGCTCGTGGGCTACACCAACGCGGGCAAGTCCTCGCTGATGCGCGCCCTGACGGGCAGTCAGGTGCTGGTGGCCGATCAGCTCTTCGCCACCCTGGACACCACGGTGCGCGCGCTCCACCCGGAGACGAGGCCCCGGGTGCTCGTCTCGGACACGGTGGGCTTCATCCAGAAGCTGCCGCACGACCTGGTGGCCTCCTTCCGCTCCACGCTGGACGAGGCGCTGGAGGCCTCGCTGCTGCTCTACGTGGTGGACGGCTCGGATCCCACCTGGGAGGCCCAGCTCGAGGTCACCCGGGAGGTGCTCCGGGAGATCGGCGCCCACGAGGTGCCGAGTCGGCTGGTGTTCAACAAGGCGGACCGGTTCTCGCCCGAGCAGCGCGAGGCCCTGCGCGAGCGCTACCCCGAGGCGCTCCTGCTCTCGGCGCACGCGCCCGAGGACGTCGCGGCGCTGCGCCAGCACGTGCTGGATTACTTCGAGCGCTCCATGGTCGAGGCGGAGCTGGTGATTCCCTATGCCCGCCAGGGGCGCATCGGCGAGGTGTACGAGCACGCCCGGGTCATCGCCGAGGAATACGACGAGCACGGGCGGCGGCTGCGGATCCGCGCGCTGCCGGCGGCGGTCGCGCGGCTGACCCACGCCTTCAAGACCCCGTAG
- a CDS encoding CARDB domain-containing protein — MHTERRALASVLSTGKSASASSSNAPYTPNNLTDGNASSYWESANGAFPQWAQVDLGTAALVEDIVLRLPSGWGTRQQTLTVQSSTDGAAFTTLKASAVYTFDPSTGNAVTIDVPDTSARYVRVTLTANTGWGAGQLSEFEVRGTASPPPTEPPTTPPSGTNLAQGKPIVGSSTEWQYVAANANDGRTDTYWEGAGGQYPSHLTVSLGASVDLSGVVVKVSPASDWATRTQTFEVQGRGASGSSWATLKASAAYTFNPATGNTVTVPLSATAAEVRLVFTANTGSSNGQVAEFQVYGAPTANPDLTVTAVTSTPSAPVETDAITLSATVKNIGTRSSATTSVDLTLDGVAVASASVSGLAAGATTTVSASIGKRGAGAYTLGAVVDPQNTVVEQSEGNNAYSNPTRLTVSEAPGPDLQVLSISPTPANPAVGAAVKFSVAVKNRGSTAVTAATVTRVVVGGSTLDTSTAAIAAGATLTVTTSGSWTATSGGATVTATADATNVVAETNETNNTFSQAIVVGRGAAVPWVSYEAEAGRYQGTLLETDALRTFGHTNFATESSGRKAVRLNSTGQYVEFTALQPANAIVVRNAIPDAPGGGGQEATISLYANGTFVRKLTLSSRHSWLYGNTDGPEALTNTPQTDARRLFDEAQALLTQTYPAGTVFRLQRDANDTAAFYIIDLIDLEQVAPPTSKPAECTSITNYGAVPNDGLDDTDALQRAVMDDQNGVIACVWIPAGQWRQEKKILTPDPLHRGMFNQVGIRDVSIRGAGMWHSQLYSTLQPHLQTASINHPHEGNFGFDIDDNVQISDIAIFGSGRIRGGDGNAEGGVALNGRFGKNSKITNVWIEHANVAVWVGRDYDNIPELWNPADGLQFSGMRIRDTYADGINFSNGTRNSRVFNSSFRTTGDDALAVWANPYVKDRTVDIAHDNHFINNTVQLPWRANGIAIYGGYGNTIQNNLVYDTMNYPGIMLATDHDPLPFSGTTLIANNGLYRTGGAFWNEDQEFGAITLFPSTRDIVGVTIRDTDIDDSTYDGIQFKNGGGNMPNVVISNVRISNSRNGAGILAMSGARGNATLTNVTLTNSADGHITKEPGSTFVITGN, encoded by the coding sequence ATGCACACCGAGCGGCGCGCGCTCGCATCCGTGCTCTCCACGGGCAAGTCAGCGTCCGCGAGCAGCAGCAATGCGCCCTACACGCCGAACAACCTCACCGACGGCAACGCCAGTTCCTATTGGGAGTCGGCCAACGGAGCCTTTCCGCAGTGGGCCCAGGTCGATCTGGGCACGGCCGCGCTCGTCGAGGACATCGTCCTGCGACTGCCCTCTGGCTGGGGCACGCGGCAACAGACGCTGACGGTCCAGTCCTCCACCGACGGCGCGGCCTTCACCACGCTCAAGGCGAGCGCGGTCTACACGTTCGATCCGTCCACTGGCAACGCCGTGACGATCGACGTGCCGGACACGTCCGCGCGCTACGTGCGTGTCACCCTCACCGCCAACACCGGCTGGGGGGCGGGCCAGTTGTCCGAGTTCGAGGTGCGCGGCACCGCCAGCCCCCCGCCCACCGAGCCGCCGACGACTCCGCCCTCGGGGACGAACCTCGCCCAGGGCAAGCCCATCGTGGGCTCGTCGACGGAATGGCAGTACGTGGCCGCCAACGCCAATGACGGCCGCACGGACACCTACTGGGAGGGCGCGGGCGGTCAGTACCCGAGCCACCTGACGGTCTCGCTCGGCGCGAGCGTGGACCTCTCGGGCGTGGTCGTGAAGGTGTCGCCCGCCTCCGATTGGGCGACCCGGACCCAGACCTTCGAGGTCCAGGGCCGCGGGGCGTCCGGGAGCTCCTGGGCCACGCTCAAGGCCTCCGCCGCGTACACCTTCAACCCGGCGACCGGTAACACCGTCACCGTGCCGCTGAGCGCCACCGCCGCCGAGGTCCGCCTCGTCTTCACGGCCAACACCGGCTCGAGCAACGGGCAGGTCGCCGAGTTCCAGGTCTACGGCGCCCCCACGGCCAACCCCGACCTCACCGTCACCGCCGTTACCTCGACCCCGAGCGCGCCGGTCGAGACCGATGCCATCACCCTGTCCGCCACGGTGAAGAACATCGGCACCCGGTCCTCGGCGACCACCTCGGTGGACCTCACCCTGGACGGCGTCGCGGTCGCCTCGGCCTCCGTGTCCGGGCTCGCGGCGGGTGCGACCACGACCGTGTCGGCGTCGATCGGCAAGCGGGGCGCGGGCGCCTACACGCTGGGCGCCGTCGTCGATCCCCAGAACACCGTGGTGGAGCAGAGCGAGGGCAACAACGCGTACAGCAACCCCACCCGCCTCACCGTGTCCGAGGCGCCCGGGCCCGACCTCCAGGTGCTGAGCATCAGCCCGACGCCCGCGAACCCCGCCGTGGGCGCCGCGGTCAAGTTCAGCGTGGCGGTGAAGAACCGCGGCAGCACGGCGGTCACCGCGGCCACGGTCACGCGCGTCGTGGTGGGCGGGAGCACGCTCGACACCTCCACGGCCGCCATCGCCGCCGGAGCCACCCTCACCGTGACCACCAGCGGGAGCTGGACCGCCACGAGTGGCGGCGCCACCGTCACCGCCACCGCGGACGCGACCAACGTCGTCGCCGAGACCAACGAGACCAACAACACGTTCTCGCAGGCGATCGTCGTCGGCCGTGGCGCGGCCGTGCCCTGGGTCTCCTACGAGGCCGAGGCCGGCCGCTACCAGGGCACCCTCTTGGAGACGGATGCCCTGCGCACCTTCGGGCACACCAACTTCGCCACCGAGTCCTCGGGCCGCAAGGCGGTGCGGCTCAACAGCACGGGCCAGTACGTCGAGTTCACCGCGCTCCAGCCGGCCAACGCCATCGTCGTGCGCAACGCCATCCCCGACGCGCCGGGCGGCGGCGGGCAGGAGGCCACGATCAGCCTGTATGCCAATGGCACCTTCGTGCGGAAGCTCACGCTCTCCTCGCGCCACAGCTGGCTGTACGGCAACACCGACGGCCCGGAGGCGCTGACCAACACGCCCCAGACCGATGCCCGGCGGCTGTTCGACGAGGCCCAGGCGCTGCTCACGCAGACCTACCCGGCGGGCACCGTCTTCCGGCTGCAGCGCGATGCGAACGACACGGCCGCCTTCTACATCATCGACCTCATCGACCTCGAGCAGGTGGCACCCCCCACGAGCAAGCCCGCCGAGTGCACCTCGATCACGAACTACGGCGCGGTGCCCAATGACGGCCTGGATGACACGGACGCCCTCCAGCGCGCGGTGATGGACGACCAGAACGGCGTGATCGCCTGTGTGTGGATTCCGGCGGGCCAGTGGCGGCAGGAGAAGAAGATCCTCACCCCGGATCCGCTCCACCGCGGCATGTTCAACCAGGTGGGCATCCGCGATGTCTCCATCCGGGGCGCGGGCATGTGGCACTCCCAGCTCTACTCCACCCTCCAGCCGCACCTGCAGACGGCCAGCATCAACCACCCGCACGAGGGCAACTTCGGCTTCGACATCGACGACAACGTGCAGATCTCCGACATCGCCATCTTCGGCTCCGGCCGGATCCGGGGCGGTGACGGCAATGCCGAGGGCGGCGTGGCGCTCAATGGCCGGTTCGGCAAGAACTCGAAGATCACCAACGTGTGGATCGAGCACGCCAACGTGGCCGTCTGGGTGGGCCGTGACTACGACAACATCCCCGAGCTGTGGAACCCGGCGGATGGCCTGCAATTCAGTGGCATGCGCATCCGCGACACCTACGCGGACGGCATCAACTTCAGCAATGGCACGCGCAACTCGCGGGTGTTCAACTCGTCCTTCCGCACCACCGGCGACGATGCCCTGGCCGTCTGGGCCAATCCGTACGTGAAGGACCGGACCGTGGACATCGCCCACGACAACCACTTCATCAACAACACCGTTCAGCTGCCCTGGCGCGCCAACGGCATCGCCATCTACGGCGGCTATGGCAACACGATCCAGAACAACCTCGTCTACGACACGATGAACTACCCCGGCATCATGCTGGCCACGGATCATGATCCGCTGCCCTTCTCGGGCACGACGCTCATCGCCAACAACGGGCTCTACCGGACCGGAGGCGCCTTCTGGAACGAGGACCAGGAGTTCGGGGCCATCACGCTGTTCCCGTCGACCCGGGACATCGTCGGCGTCACCATCCGCGACACCGACATCGATGACTCGACCTACGACGGCATCCAGTTCAAGAACGGGGGCGGCAACATGCCCAACGTGGTGATCAGCAACGTGCGCATCAGCAACTCGCGCAACGGCGCCGGCATCCTGGCCATGAGCGGGGCCCGCGGCAACGCGACCCTGACGAACGTCACCCTCACCAACTCCGCCGACGGGCACATCACCAAGGAGCCGGGCTCGACGTTCGTCATCACCGGCAACTAG
- a CDS encoding family 43 glycosylhydrolase encodes MSGWYADPDIKIYNGVYWVYPTYSAPYNSQTYLDAFSSTDLVRWTKHSRVLDKANISWATRAIWAPSPIFRNNTYYLYFGANDIQNDSQMGGIGVSKSNHPAGPYVDAIGRPLIAKFINGAQPIDQNIFIDDDGQAYLYYGGWGHCNVVKVNSDMISLDTSSFKEITPSGYVEGALMFKRKGKYYLMWSEGGWTGPDYRVSYSIANSPLGPFPKLGTILSQNATLATGSGHNSVVNVPGTDDWYIVYHRRPLGATDGNHRELSLDRMSFNADGTIKPVEMTTQDNFCDGNALGWSTYGGAWSVTSERYATTQQPDAKALLNTNFSALAFEADVTPGASGDAGLMFRVSSPGSGLDAYKGYYAGLAAGSDRVVLGRANGGTWTELASAPVAIDANVTYNLKVVASGSRLSVYLNRSATPLVTATDATYASGALGLRAHDSAAAFDNVNVTQPPGATFYADGNYGGLGISLQPGGYTLAQLNAAGIPNDWMSSLRVPTGWTVQVFDDNDFAGTMWTFTSDTPLVPSAANDKMSSVRILAP; translated from the coding sequence GTGAGCGGTTGGTACGCGGACCCGGACATCAAGATCTACAATGGCGTGTATTGGGTCTACCCGACCTACTCCGCCCCGTACAACTCGCAGACCTACCTGGATGCCTTCTCGTCCACGGATCTCGTCCGTTGGACGAAGCACTCACGGGTGCTCGACAAGGCGAACATCTCCTGGGCCACCCGGGCCATCTGGGCCCCCTCGCCCATCTTCCGCAACAACACCTACTACCTCTACTTCGGCGCCAACGACATCCAGAATGACAGCCAGATGGGGGGCATCGGCGTCTCCAAATCCAACCACCCGGCCGGCCCCTACGTCGATGCGATCGGCCGCCCGCTGATCGCCAAGTTCATCAATGGCGCACAGCCCATCGATCAGAACATCTTCATCGACGATGACGGTCAGGCCTATCTGTATTACGGCGGCTGGGGTCACTGTAACGTCGTCAAGGTCAACAGTGACATGATCAGCCTGGACACCTCGTCCTTCAAGGAGATCACCCCCTCCGGCTACGTCGAGGGCGCGCTGATGTTCAAGCGCAAGGGCAAATACTATCTGATGTGGTCCGAGGGCGGCTGGACCGGCCCGGACTACCGCGTGTCCTACTCCATCGCCAACTCGCCCCTGGGACCCTTCCCCAAGCTGGGCACCATCCTCAGCCAGAACGCCACCCTCGCCACCGGCTCGGGCCACAACTCGGTGGTCAACGTGCCGGGCACGGATGACTGGTACATCGTCTACCACCGGCGACCGCTCGGGGCCACGGATGGCAACCACCGCGAGCTGTCCCTCGATCGCATGTCTTTCAATGCCGATGGGACCATCAAACCCGTGGAGATGACCACCCAGGACAACTTCTGTGATGGCAATGCCCTGGGCTGGAGCACCTACGGCGGCGCGTGGAGCGTGACCAGCGAGAGGTACGCCACCACCCAGCAGCCCGACGCCAAGGCCCTGCTGAACACGAACTTCTCCGCGCTGGCCTTCGAGGCCGACGTCACTCCCGGCGCGTCCGGTGACGCGGGCCTGATGTTCCGCGTGAGCAGCCCGGGCTCGGGTTTGGACGCCTACAAGGGGTACTACGCCGGCCTCGCCGCCGGCAGCGACCGGGTGGTGCTCGGCCGCGCCAACGGCGGCACCTGGACCGAGCTCGCCAGCGCGCCCGTGGCGATCGACGCGAACGTCACCTACAACCTCAAGGTCGTGGCCAGCGGCTCGCGCCTCTCGGTGTACCTCAACCGCTCGGCCACCCCCCTCGTCACGGCCACCGACGCCACCTATGCCTCGGGCGCCCTCGGCCTGCGCGCCCACGACAGCGCCGCCGCGTTCGACAACGTGAACGTCACCCAGCCGCCCGGCGCCACCTTCTACGCGGACGGCAACTACGGCGGGCTCGGTATCTCCCTGCAGCCAGGCGGCTATACGCTCGCCCAGCTCAACGCCGCGGGCATCCCCAACGACTGGATGAGCTCGCTGCGCGTCCCCACGGGCTGGACGGTCCAGGTCTTCGACGACAACGACTTCGCCGGGACGATGTGGACCTTCACCTCGGACACGCCCCTGGTCCCCTCCGCGGCCAACGACAAGATGTCGTCGGTGCGGATCCTCGCCCCGTAG
- a CDS encoding tRNA-uridine aminocarboxypropyltransferase, whose translation MSSRVTPPPRCPRCNLPQQLCLCAELPRVETRTRILLVQHLMEIGKKSNTGRLAVQALVNARLLTHGSPHEPLDSAVLREPGTWLLYPDGTPPPPDTPPPRQLVVLDGSWSQARKMTQRIPELRALPRLTLPPLAPGTLRLRDPSHPTGMSTLDAIAQAVALLEGPEVAAPLERLAALRVRRIAECGTLMG comes from the coding sequence ATGTCTTCCCGCGTCACGCCCCCGCCCCGTTGTCCCCGCTGCAACCTGCCCCAGCAGCTCTGCCTGTGCGCCGAGCTGCCCCGGGTGGAGACACGGACCCGGATCCTCCTGGTGCAGCACCTCATGGAGATCGGGAAGAAGAGCAACACCGGGCGCCTGGCCGTGCAGGCCCTGGTGAACGCCCGGCTGCTCACCCATGGCTCGCCCCATGAGCCGCTGGACAGCGCCGTGCTGCGCGAGCCCGGCACCTGGTTGCTCTACCCGGATGGCACCCCGCCGCCCCCCGACACGCCGCCGCCCCGGCAGTTGGTCGTCCTGGATGGCAGCTGGTCCCAGGCCCGGAAGATGACCCAGCGCATCCCCGAGCTGCGCGCGCTGCCCCGGCTGACCTTGCCGCCGCTCGCCCCTGGAACGCTCCGGCTGAGAGATCCCTCGCACCCCACCGGCATGTCCACCCTGGACGCCATCGCCCAAGCGGTGGCGCTGCTCGAGGGGCCCGAGGTGGCCGCGCCCCTGGAACGGCTGGCCGCGCTGCGCGTGCGGCGGATCGCCGAGTGCGGCACGCTGATGGGCTGA
- a CDS encoding PKD domain-containing protein, with protein sequence MRPSPVSARPSGRRRALLALGVAGALLVLALLVWPRPEAPPPAPRPVEVPPPASPPLPAPDAPAAPSTTSLSGSPPLVSGETLAAALGEERVVVPSRVRIEGVEQDRAWVCTGEVMGLSARVGGPPEPGSVSRWVWPVDSGAELQPGPTLRWRAPPVAGRYPVRFQVCSDLGGRRVGVLAEREFLIDVRACGSDGGPRREPLRIGVEQRGPGRFAFQAVHADDARVRAYRWSFGDGAQADTAEPRAEHTYALTDLAPHEPRSFTVRLQARLAQGDVLEATAFALTRGPPPSIPPPVHLEVSRWRPKEDGEGWWSDVVVHVPEGTQVTWERLERVTLRWDGEADSDTRPWSERIQVDADLGRGGFRGHVTVSAAEAPPEVKQLLDFLHGRDAEGTEVVVSWSPFKREAPPPRPDAPPPPVKE encoded by the coding sequence GTGCGTCCCTCGCCCGTGTCCGCTCGCCCGTCCGGACGTCGCCGCGCCCTGCTCGCCCTGGGGGTCGCGGGAGCACTGCTCGTGCTCGCCCTCCTCGTGTGGCCCCGCCCCGAGGCCCCGCCGCCCGCGCCGCGTCCCGTCGAGGTGCCCCCGCCCGCCTCGCCGCCCCTGCCCGCGCCTGATGCTCCCGCCGCCCCTTCCACGACATCCCTGTCAGGGTCCCCGCCCCTCGTGTCCGGGGAAACCCTCGCCGCGGCGCTGGGCGAGGAACGGGTGGTCGTGCCCTCCCGCGTCCGCATCGAGGGCGTGGAGCAGGACCGGGCCTGGGTGTGCACGGGCGAGGTGATGGGGTTGTCCGCCCGCGTGGGAGGCCCTCCCGAGCCCGGAAGTGTGTCGCGCTGGGTCTGGCCCGTCGACTCGGGCGCCGAGTTGCAACCCGGCCCGACCCTGCGCTGGCGGGCCCCACCGGTGGCGGGTCGGTATCCCGTGCGCTTCCAGGTGTGCTCCGACCTGGGGGGCCGACGTGTCGGGGTGCTCGCCGAGCGCGAGTTCCTCATCGACGTGCGGGCCTGTGGCTCGGACGGAGGGCCGCGGCGGGAGCCCCTGCGCATCGGGGTCGAGCAGCGCGGTCCGGGCCGGTTCGCCTTCCAGGCGGTGCACGCGGACGACGCGCGGGTTCGCGCCTACCGGTGGTCCTTTGGCGATGGCGCCCAGGCCGACACGGCCGAGCCCCGGGCCGAGCACACCTACGCGCTGACGGACCTGGCGCCCCACGAGCCCCGGAGCTTCACCGTGCGGCTCCAGGCCCGTCTGGCCCAGGGGGACGTCCTGGAGGCCACCGCCTTCGCGCTCACGCGGGGGCCGCCGCCCAGCATCCCGCCCCCGGTCCACCTCGAGGTCTCCCGGTGGCGCCCGAAGGAGGACGGTGAGGGCTGGTGGAGCGACGTGGTGGTGCACGTCCCCGAGGGCACGCAGGTCACCTGGGAGCGTCTGGAGCGTGTGACTTTGCGCTGGGACGGCGAGGCGGACAGCGACACGCGGCCCTGGAGCGAGCGCATCCAGGTGGACGCGGACCTGGGCCGGGGCGGCTTCCGGGGTCACGTCACGGTGAGCGCCGCCGAGGCCCCGCCCGAGGTCAAACAGCTCCTCGACTTCCTCCATGGCCGCGACGCGGAGGGCACGGAGGTGGTGGTGTCCTGGTCTCCGTTCAAGCGCGAGGCGCCCCCGCCCCGGCCCGACGCGCCGCCTCCTCCCGTCAAGGAGTAG